One region of Intestinimonas massiliensis (ex Afouda et al. 2020) genomic DNA includes:
- the yfbR gene encoding 5'-deoxynucleotidase produces the protein MPYHFFALISRMRYIGRWGLMRNTFRENIQEHSHMVAVLAHALAVIRREVYGGEIDPGQAAVLALYHDAPEILTGDLPTPVKYFNPEIRDAYKAVEAVSARRLLALLPPELQQVYAPLLGEDAGGELHAIVKAADKLSAYIKCVEELKAGNHEFKQAAEQTLEALKDSPLPEVGYFMEHFLPGFSLTLDELQ, from the coding sequence ATGCCCTATCATTTCTTTGCTCTCATCTCCCGGATGCGCTACATCGGCCGCTGGGGCCTGATGCGCAACACCTTCCGTGAGAACATCCAGGAGCACTCCCACATGGTGGCGGTGCTGGCCCACGCCCTGGCGGTGATCCGCCGGGAGGTCTACGGCGGGGAGATTGACCCCGGCCAGGCCGCTGTGCTGGCTCTCTACCACGACGCGCCGGAAATCCTCACCGGCGATCTGCCCACGCCGGTGAAGTACTTCAACCCGGAGATCCGGGACGCCTACAAGGCGGTAGAGGCGGTCTCGGCCCGCAGGCTGCTGGCCCTGCTGCCCCCGGAGCTGCAGCAGGTCTATGCCCCGCTGCTGGGTGAGGACGCCGGCGGCGAGCTCCACGCCATCGTCAAGGCCGCCGACAAGCTGTCGGCCTACATCAAGTGCGTGGAGGAGCTCAAGGCCGGCAACCACGAGTTCAAGCAGGCAGCGGAGCAGACCCTGGAGGCCCTGAAGGACTCCCCGCTGCCCGAGGTGGGCTATTTCATGGAGCACTTCCTGCCCGGGTTTAGCCTCACCCTGGACGAGCTTCAATAG
- a CDS encoding ACT domain-containing protein codes for MRAIVTVIGKDQVGIIASVCALLAEHNVNVLDISQTILQDYFTMIMLVDAAHTDLPFAELVTALESAGRERDLVIHAQREDIFNAMHRI; via the coding sequence ATGCGAGCCATCGTCACCGTCATCGGCAAGGACCAGGTGGGCATCATCGCCTCGGTATGCGCCCTGCTGGCCGAACACAACGTCAATGTGCTGGACATCAGCCAAACTATCTTGCAGGACTACTTCACCATGATCATGCTGGTGGACGCTGCCCACACCGACCTGCCCTTTGCCGAGCTGGTCACCGCGCTGGAGTCCGCGGGCAGAGAGCGGGACCTGGTCATCCACGCCCAGCGTGAGGATATCTTCAACGCCATGCACCGCATTTAA
- a CDS encoding PFL family protein, whose product MINTNDILSTIDMIDQQHLDIRTITMGISLLDCADPYPKAACRKIYEKICRKAEKLVVTGEAIEREFGIPIVNKRISVTPMALVAASSETEDYVPFAVAMDEAAKACGVNFIGGFSALVQKGFTAADRKLIAAIPEALAVTEYVCSSVNVGSTRAGINMDAVRQMGETVKAAAQRTRDRGGFGCAKLVVFCNAVEDNPFMAGAFHGTGEGECVINVGVSGPGVVYHALQAVKGRPFDVVAETVKKTAFRITRMGQLVAQEASRRLDVPFGIVDLSLAPTPAVGDSVARILEEMGLEVCGTHGTTAALALLNDAVKKGGVMASSHVGGLSGAFIPVSEDEGMIAAAASGALHLDKLEAMTCVCSVGLDMIAVPGVTSAETIAAIIADEAAIGMVNSKTTAVRIIPAPGMHVGDTVEFGGLLGSAPVMPVHPFGSEAFIRRGGRIPAPMQSLKN is encoded by the coding sequence ATGATCAACACCAACGACATCCTCTCCACCATCGACATGATCGACCAGCAACACTTGGACATCCGCACCATTACCATGGGCATCTCCCTGCTGGACTGCGCCGACCCCTACCCCAAGGCCGCCTGCCGGAAGATCTATGAAAAGATCTGCCGTAAGGCAGAAAAGCTGGTGGTCACCGGCGAGGCCATCGAGAGGGAGTTCGGCATTCCCATCGTCAACAAGCGCATCTCCGTCACCCCCATGGCGCTGGTGGCCGCCTCCTCGGAGACCGAGGACTACGTCCCCTTCGCCGTGGCCATGGACGAGGCGGCCAAGGCCTGCGGCGTCAACTTCATCGGCGGCTTCTCCGCCTTGGTGCAGAAGGGCTTCACCGCCGCCGACCGGAAGCTCATCGCCGCCATCCCCGAGGCGCTGGCCGTCACCGAGTACGTCTGCTCCTCGGTGAACGTGGGCTCCACGAGGGCGGGCATCAACATGGACGCGGTGAGGCAGATGGGCGAGACCGTCAAGGCCGCCGCCCAGCGCACCCGGGACCGGGGCGGCTTCGGCTGCGCCAAGCTGGTGGTGTTTTGCAACGCGGTGGAGGACAACCCCTTTATGGCCGGCGCCTTTCATGGCACCGGCGAGGGGGAGTGCGTCATCAATGTGGGGGTCTCCGGCCCCGGCGTGGTGTACCACGCCCTCCAGGCCGTCAAGGGCAGGCCCTTCGACGTGGTGGCTGAAACAGTGAAAAAGACCGCCTTCCGCATCACCCGCATGGGGCAGCTTGTGGCTCAGGAGGCCTCCCGCCGCCTGGACGTACCCTTCGGCATCGTGGACCTGTCCCTGGCCCCCACCCCCGCCGTGGGCGATTCGGTGGCCCGCATCCTGGAGGAGATGGGCCTGGAGGTCTGCGGCACCCACGGCACCACCGCCGCGCTGGCCCTGCTCAACGACGCGGTCAAAAAGGGCGGCGTCATGGCTTCCTCCCACGTGGGCGGCCTGTCCGGCGCCTTCATCCCCGTGAGCGAGGACGAGGGCATGATCGCGGCCGCCGCCTCCGGCGCCCTGCACCTGGATAAGCTGGAGGCCATGACCTGCGTGTGCTCGGTGGGTCTGGACATGATCGCCGTCCCCGGCGTCACCAGCGCCGAGACCATCGCCGCCATCATCGCCGACGAGGCCGCCATCGGCATGGTCAACTCCAAGACCACCGCCGTACGCATCATCCCCGCCCCCGGCATGCACGTGGGTGACACGGTGGAGTTCGGCGGACTGTTGGGCTCGGCCCCGGTCATGCCCGTGCATCCCTTCGGCAGCGAGGCGTTCATCCGCCGCGGCGGACGCATCCCGGCCCCCATGCAGAGTCTGAAAAATTAG
- a CDS encoding glucose-6-phosphate isomerase codes for MLKLDLSNAQGFLPQDWLDRRLPALEQAHRQVLEGNGPGGDFTGWVTLPRDYDSAELVRIKAAAEKIRSDSDVLVVIGIGGSYLGARAVIELTSSADRRLVRGRPEIFFAGNGLSSDELAGIIDYLDGKDFSVNVISKSGTTTEPAVAFRIFKALLEEKYGKAGARGRIYATTDARRGALKGLADAEGYEEFVVPDAVGGRYSVLTAVGLLPIAAAGIDVDRLLSGARELMEALAVPGRDNLAWQYAAARNALYDAGKAVELLVGYEPSFRFFAEWWKQLYGESEGKEHKGLFPASVEFTADLHSMGQYIQQGQRILLETVVRFSRSRRSVAIPHDPDNVDGLNFLSGKSLDFVAEQAMRGTLLAHVDGGVPNLVLEAGGRDEASIGALIYFFEFACGVSGYLLGVNPFDQPGVEAYKKNMFALLGKPGYEALRAELEQRL; via the coding sequence ATGTTAAAACTGGACCTTTCCAACGCCCAGGGCTTTCTGCCCCAGGACTGGCTGGACCGCCGCCTGCCCGCACTGGAGCAGGCCCACCGTCAGGTGCTGGAGGGCAACGGCCCCGGCGGAGATTTTACCGGCTGGGTCACGCTTCCCAGGGACTACGATTCAGCCGAACTGGTTAGGATAAAGGCGGCGGCAGAGAAGATCCGTTCCGACTCCGACGTGCTGGTGGTCATCGGCATCGGCGGGTCCTACCTGGGGGCCCGGGCGGTCATTGAGCTCACGAGCTCCGCCGACCGCCGTCTGGTCCGGGGCCGGCCGGAGATCTTCTTTGCCGGCAACGGCCTATCCTCCGACGAGCTGGCCGGCATCATCGACTACCTGGACGGCAAGGACTTCTCGGTAAACGTCATCTCCAAGTCGGGCACCACCACCGAGCCGGCCGTGGCCTTCCGTATCTTTAAGGCCCTGCTGGAGGAGAAATACGGCAAGGCGGGGGCCCGTGGGCGCATCTACGCCACCACCGACGCCCGCAGGGGAGCTCTGAAGGGTCTGGCCGACGCCGAGGGCTACGAGGAATTCGTGGTGCCCGATGCGGTGGGCGGGCGCTACTCCGTCCTCACCGCCGTGGGGCTGCTGCCCATCGCCGCCGCAGGCATCGACGTGGACCGGCTGCTCTCCGGCGCCCGGGAGTTGATGGAGGCTCTGGCAGTCCCCGGCCGGGACAACCTGGCCTGGCAGTATGCCGCCGCCCGCAACGCCCTGTATGACGCCGGCAAGGCGGTGGAGCTGCTGGTGGGCTACGAGCCCTCCTTCCGCTTTTTTGCCGAGTGGTGGAAGCAGCTCTACGGGGAGAGCGAGGGCAAGGAGCACAAGGGTCTCTTCCCCGCCAGCGTGGAATTCACCGCCGACCTGCACTCCATGGGCCAGTATATCCAGCAGGGCCAGCGCATCCTGTTGGAGACGGTGGTGCGCTTCTCCCGCAGCCGCCGGAGCGTCGCCATCCCCCACGACCCGGACAACGTGGACGGGCTCAACTTCCTGTCGGGCAAGAGCCTGGATTTTGTGGCCGAGCAGGCCATGCGCGGCACCCTGCTGGCTCACGTGGACGGCGGCGTGCCCAACCTGGTGCTGGAGGCCGGGGGCCGGGACGAGGCCAGCATTGGCGCGCTCATTTACTTCTTTGAGTTCGCCTGCGGCGTATCCGGCTATCTGCTGGGGGTCAACCCCTTCGACCAGCCCGGTGTGGAGGCTTACAAGAAGAACATGTTTGCTCTTCTGGGCAAGCCTGGATACGAGGCGCTGCGGGCCGAGCTGGAGCAGCGGCTGTGA
- a CDS encoding LacI family DNA-binding transcriptional regulator → MRARPTIKDIAAEVGVSHTTVSYILSGNTTQKISPATRKAVLDAAKRLQYVPNSAARSLRNNSTHCVSVAMEKALTNTRFSGLLQGIRESLQAEGYWIMLFDFSTSSPPYPDFLESVLQRRTDGIIYISSDGYPPEEHCRQMIIDNTLPFVACDCCPEEPELVSVSFDYERGAFEVACRLFGEGARRILYWRPDVQSLQEGYREQGLRRAAELYPGVEFSVSLLPSNTCVCTSDRHSDLNRICSQHLAQEILPRIADFQPGDAVVCCWSVMVNHLNAALSGKGRGLKIATLSDAEPPVVTDTQILTSRSNFVRGGKECTALLLRQLRGESCSSVVLPPDIPSYINS, encoded by the coding sequence GTGAGAGCTAGACCCACCATCAAAGACATTGCCGCGGAAGTCGGCGTTTCCCATACCACCGTTTCCTATATCCTCAGCGGGAACACCACCCAGAAGATATCTCCGGCGACCCGCAAGGCGGTGCTGGACGCAGCCAAGCGGCTGCAATATGTCCCCAACAGCGCCGCCCGCTCCCTGCGCAACAACAGCACCCACTGCGTCAGCGTCGCCATGGAAAAGGCCCTGACCAACACCCGTTTCAGCGGACTGCTCCAAGGCATCCGGGAAAGCCTTCAGGCCGAGGGCTACTGGATCATGCTGTTCGATTTCAGCACCAGCAGCCCTCCGTATCCCGACTTTCTGGAGAGCGTTCTGCAACGGCGCACCGACGGCATCATCTATATCTCCTCCGACGGATACCCTCCGGAAGAGCACTGCCGCCAGATGATCATCGACAACACCCTGCCCTTTGTGGCCTGCGACTGTTGCCCGGAGGAACCGGAGTTGGTCTCTGTGAGCTTTGACTATGAGCGGGGCGCCTTCGAGGTAGCCTGCCGCTTGTTTGGAGAGGGGGCCCGGCGCATTTTGTATTGGAGGCCCGACGTTCAGAGCCTCCAGGAGGGGTACCGGGAGCAGGGTCTGCGCCGTGCGGCGGAGCTCTACCCAGGAGTGGAGTTTTCCGTGTCTCTCCTGCCTTCCAACACCTGCGTGTGCACGAGCGACCGCCACTCCGACCTGAACCGGATATGCAGCCAGCACCTGGCCCAGGAGATCCTGCCGCGCATTGCCGACTTTCAGCCTGGGGATGCCGTAGTTTGTTGCTGGAGCGTCATGGTAAACCACCTAAACGCCGCCTTGAGCGGAAAGGGCAGGGGGCTGAAAATCGCCACCCTGTCCGACGCGGAGCCTCCTGTGGTGACGGACACGCAGATCCTCACCAGCCGCTCCAACTTCGTGCGGGGCGGGAAGGAGTGCACTGCCTTGTTGCTGCGCCAGCTCCGGGGCGAGTCTTGCAGCAGCGTGGTACTTCCCCCGGATATTCCCAGTTACATTAATTCTTGA
- a CDS encoding AMP-binding protein has protein sequence MTDMVGSRTLRSQWDETVRCYGRAPFLEYISVDDQVTVWTYEEMDRKVKQAANFFLELGVARQELVALHLHNTPEYLTCWLALAQIGAVSVPLNEHYQQPEVRHILEKCGIRRVITEPCALPLYLESAPRPMAEQLISIRGGEALPEGVISLEAGMARQEPYLREVRPVTGDELAVILFTSGTTRHPKGAMYTHCNVVYGGLIHVMQMGMEHGDRFLSSMPCYHMDFQEMAAMPVICTGSTLLMVEHYSARRFWGQVCRYRAQFTDTMSVMNRTMLMQAVQPWEKDHSLKQIYFSMGLSDEEKERFEERFRVSLLNSYGMTETVSGVTCAPLTGEKRWPSVGRAAPSYCIKIVDECGRELAPGQVGEICVHGVPGRSLVLGYYKDEEATARLIDPDGWLHSGDRGYLDEDGWLYFIDRSSDMIKRSGENVSSLEVECVLTSHSDIADAAVIGVPDPIRDQAVKAFVQLRPGSVLTKDEITEYCTPRLAKFKRPTIIEFVDDFPRTATGKIKKSHLR, from the coding sequence ATGACGGATATGGTGGGTAGCCGCACCCTGCGCAGCCAGTGGGATGAGACTGTACGCTGCTATGGGCGGGCGCCCTTTTTGGAATATATCTCCGTGGACGACCAGGTAACGGTATGGACCTATGAGGAGATGGATCGCAAGGTGAAGCAGGCGGCCAACTTTTTCCTGGAGCTGGGGGTGGCCCGGCAGGAGCTGGTGGCCCTGCACTTGCACAACACGCCGGAATATTTGACCTGCTGGCTGGCGCTGGCCCAGATCGGGGCGGTGTCGGTGCCGCTGAATGAACATTACCAGCAGCCGGAGGTTCGCCACATCTTGGAGAAGTGCGGCATCCGGCGGGTGATCACGGAACCCTGTGCTCTGCCGCTGTACCTGGAGTCCGCTCCGCGCCCCATGGCGGAGCAATTGATCTCCATCCGGGGCGGAGAGGCGCTGCCGGAGGGGGTGATCTCACTGGAGGCTGGGATGGCCCGCCAGGAGCCGTATCTTCGGGAGGTTCGGCCGGTGACGGGCGACGAGTTGGCCGTGATTCTGTTTACCAGCGGCACCACCCGTCACCCCAAGGGGGCCATGTACACCCATTGCAATGTGGTCTACGGCGGGCTGATCCATGTGATGCAGATGGGGATGGAACACGGAGATCGGTTTCTCAGCTCTATGCCCTGCTATCACATGGATTTCCAGGAGATGGCGGCCATGCCGGTCATCTGCACCGGAAGCACCCTGTTGATGGTGGAGCATTATAGTGCCCGCCGTTTCTGGGGGCAGGTCTGCCGTTATCGGGCGCAGTTTACCGACACCATGTCCGTGATGAACCGCACCATGCTGATGCAGGCAGTTCAACCCTGGGAGAAAGATCACAGCCTGAAACAGATTTATTTTTCCATGGGCCTGAGCGACGAGGAGAAGGAGCGGTTCGAGGAGCGATTTCGGGTGAGCCTGCTCAACTCCTATGGCATGACCGAGACGGTATCCGGAGTGACCTGCGCGCCGCTGACAGGGGAGAAGCGCTGGCCGTCGGTAGGCAGAGCCGCGCCATCCTACTGCATCAAAATTGTAGACGAGTGCGGCCGGGAGCTGGCCCCCGGCCAGGTGGGGGAGATTTGCGTCCACGGAGTCCCCGGGCGCTCGCTGGTGCTGGGATATTACAAGGACGAGGAGGCGACCGCCCGACTCATTGATCCCGACGGCTGGCTCCACTCCGGGGATCGGGGCTATCTGGATGAAGATGGCTGGCTTTACTTTATCGACCGTTCCAGCGATATGATCAAACGGTCGGGGGAAAACGTGAGCAGCCTGGAGGTGGAGTGTGTGCTCACCTCCCATTCGGATATTGCTGATGCGGCGGTGATCGGAGTGCCTGACCCCATCCGGGATCAGGCGGTCAAGGCTTTCGTTCAGCTCCGGCCAGGCAGCGTACTGACCAAAGATGAGATTACAGAGTACTGCACGCCGCGGCTGGCCAAATTCAAACGTCCCACGATCATAGAATTTGTGGATGACTTCCCCAGGACTGCCACCGGAAAGATCAAAAAGAGTCATCTTCGCTGA
- a CDS encoding electron transfer flavoprotein subunit alpha/FixB family protein — protein MSMQTIFVMSDEASALSELCAGAGAVAARVTAILFGSEAEAAGAAGCGADRLLYCQPSDGAVPEDYAAAVAQEVKKEASALVIVNNTIRGRCLAGKLGVLLDTAVLTSVNALERSGEELVCCRMVYGGMAQRSEVFTKPYGVLTVGGGVFEAAAEPAQAAVAPFEGLPQGGLKRIACTPKKEGGVDLVAAKRIVDVGRGLAQEADLELCRKLAAALGAEVGCSRPVAENNKWLPKSNYMGITGVQVKPELIVALGVSGQIQHIGGINKSRVIVAVNKDKSAPIFKNADFGVVGDLYKVVPALIEKLS, from the coding sequence ATGTCGATGCAGACGATATTCGTGATGAGCGATGAGGCTTCCGCCCTGTCAGAGCTGTGTGCCGGCGCGGGGGCTGTGGCAGCGCGGGTCACCGCCATTTTGTTCGGCAGTGAGGCCGAGGCGGCAGGTGCCGCCGGGTGCGGTGCGGATCGCCTACTCTATTGCCAGCCCTCCGACGGAGCCGTACCGGAGGACTATGCCGCCGCTGTCGCCCAGGAGGTGAAAAAGGAGGCCTCCGCTCTGGTCATCGTCAACAACACCATCCGTGGCCGCTGCCTGGCGGGTAAGCTGGGCGTTTTGCTGGACACCGCGGTGCTCACCAGTGTCAACGCCCTGGAGCGATCCGGCGAGGAGCTGGTCTGCTGCCGCATGGTGTACGGCGGTATGGCTCAGCGCAGTGAGGTATTCACCAAGCCCTACGGTGTGCTCACGGTGGGCGGCGGTGTATTCGAGGCCGCCGCGGAGCCGGCGCAGGCCGCTGTCGCCCCCTTTGAGGGGCTCCCACAAGGCGGCTTGAAGCGCATCGCCTGTACGCCGAAGAAGGAGGGCGGCGTGGACCTGGTGGCGGCCAAGCGCATTGTGGACGTGGGACGGGGCCTGGCGCAGGAGGCGGATCTGGAGCTGTGCCGGAAGCTGGCTGCTGCGCTGGGCGCGGAGGTTGGCTGTTCCCGTCCAGTGGCGGAGAACAACAAATGGCTCCCCAAGTCCAACTATATGGGCATCACAGGCGTCCAGGTCAAGCCCGAGCTCATCGTGGCTCTGGGCGTGTCCGGGCAGATTCAGCACATTGGCGGCATTAACAAGTCCCGGGTGATCGTGGCAGTGAACAAGGATAAGTCCGCGCCGATCTTCAAAAACGCCGATTTCGGCGTAGTGGGCGATTTGTATAAGGTGGTTCCTGCATTGATCGAAAAGCTTTCCTGA
- the fixA gene encoding putative electron transfer flavoprotein FixA has product MKIIVCCKVVPNEEEIQVLSSRELNFAGTPWKISQYDLNALESGKQLAAGGGSLTALSIGSEAALGSSKIQKDILSRGADELKLVMDDGKPFQDSLQTAKAIAEAVGTIGQYDLVLCGMGSSDLYFQEVGVQVGELLGVPALNNITGIKPAGEGVLEVERTLEDEVEVLEVPLPAVLSVSSEINTPSVPAMRDIMRAGKKPVDKLDCQGGGEPSLRILQQLAPQQQERRKELVEGDGEEAVDALVRFLKKEGF; this is encoded by the coding sequence ATGAAGATCATTGTGTGTTGTAAGGTCGTTCCCAACGAGGAGGAAATCCAGGTGCTGTCCAGCCGGGAGCTGAATTTTGCCGGAACGCCCTGGAAGATCAGCCAGTATGATTTGAACGCGCTGGAGAGCGGCAAGCAACTGGCGGCAGGCGGCGGTTCCCTGACGGCCCTGAGCATTGGCAGCGAAGCGGCCCTGGGCTCCAGCAAGATCCAGAAGGATATTCTCTCCCGGGGGGCGGACGAGCTGAAGCTGGTCATGGATGACGGCAAGCCCTTCCAGGACTCCCTCCAGACCGCCAAAGCCATCGCGGAGGCGGTGGGAACCATCGGACAGTATGATCTGGTGCTGTGCGGCATGGGTTCCAGCGACCTGTACTTCCAGGAGGTTGGGGTGCAGGTGGGTGAGCTGCTGGGCGTGCCTGCCCTGAACAATATCACTGGCATCAAGCCCGCCGGAGAGGGCGTCCTTGAGGTAGAGCGCACCTTGGAGGACGAGGTGGAGGTGCTGGAGGTTCCCCTGCCGGCGGTGCTCAGTGTATCCTCCGAGATCAATACCCCCTCTGTACCCGCCATGCGGGATATCATGCGGGCGGGTAAGAAGCCCGTGGACAAGCTGGACTGCCAAGGAGGCGGCGAGCCCTCCCTGCGCATCTTGCAGCAGTTGGCGCCCCAACAGCAGGAGCGCCGCAAAGAGTTGGTGGAGGGCGACGGCGAGGAGGCCGTGGATGCCCTGGTTCGGTTCCTGAAAAAAGAGGGCTTTTGA
- a CDS encoding CaiB/BaiF CoA transferase family protein has translation MKPLASLRILDLTDGNPYPGSLFADYGAEVLKIEPPGRGDSIRRRGTTGADEPEGLYQSYYNRSKRSVALDLTRNAGQEILRRLIPTCDMLVANVPESRLAALGLGYERLRAVNPKLIYGVLTPFGEEGPWKDLPDYDLIVMARTGLLEKTGLPDKPTRIGSPLSYYYGAWHLTAGMMAAWLDAQDSGQGRKVSVSCWQAICSIDDTYVQGLQGLNVLPKRIGNGFPTTNPTDTFQCKNGWFALSIGSDAQWLAFAAGAGRDDWGEGTVYAHDPARSMKHYFGELDEQLRDYFRTITIEEADRICREAMVPGGPCNTVRELMDDEQVAARSMIIEVDDPVWGRVKQLGKPAKFLRDDQDDDAAAPAPALGAHTDPVLAELGMEEPEIADLRRQGVV, from the coding sequence ATGAAACCACTGGCTTCACTGAGGATACTGGACCTGACTGACGGCAACCCCTATCCGGGCAGTCTGTTCGCCGACTACGGGGCCGAGGTGCTGAAAATCGAGCCGCCCGGTCGGGGCGATTCCATCCGCCGCCGGGGCACCACGGGGGCGGACGAGCCCGAGGGGCTTTACCAGAGCTATTATAACCGAAGCAAGAGGAGCGTGGCACTGGATCTCACCCGGAACGCCGGGCAGGAGATCCTGCGGCGGCTTATCCCCACCTGCGACATGCTCGTGGCCAATGTGCCGGAGTCACGGCTGGCAGCGCTGGGACTGGGCTATGAGCGGCTCAGAGCGGTAAACCCCAAGCTGATCTACGGCGTGCTCACTCCCTTCGGAGAGGAAGGCCCCTGGAAGGATCTTCCGGACTATGATCTGATCGTCATGGCCCGCACCGGGCTGCTTGAGAAGACCGGCCTGCCGGACAAGCCCACCCGCATCGGCTCTCCGCTCTCTTATTATTACGGGGCTTGGCACCTCACCGCCGGGATGATGGCCGCCTGGCTGGACGCTCAGGACAGCGGGCAGGGCCGGAAGGTGTCTGTGTCCTGCTGGCAGGCCATCTGCTCCATCGACGACACCTATGTTCAGGGCCTCCAGGGGCTGAATGTCCTGCCCAAGCGCATCGGAAACGGCTTCCCCACCACCAACCCCACCGATACCTTTCAGTGCAAAAACGGCTGGTTCGCTCTGAGCATCGGCAGCGACGCTCAGTGGCTGGCCTTTGCCGCCGGAGCCGGGCGGGATGACTGGGGTGAGGGCACTGTCTATGCCCACGATCCGGCCCGATCCATGAAGCACTACTTCGGTGAGCTGGACGAACAGTTGCGGGACTACTTCCGCACCATCACCATTGAGGAGGCGGATCGCATCTGCCGGGAGGCCATGGTGCCCGGAGGGCCTTGCAATACCGTCCGGGAACTGATGGACGACGAGCAGGTGGCCGCCCGGAGCATGATTATTGAGGTAGACGACCCTGTTTGGGGCCGGGTGAAGCAGTTGGGCAAGCCTGCCAAATTTCTCCGGGATGACCAGGATGACGACGCGGCGGCCCCCGCCCCCGCCCTGGGCGCCCATACCGATCCAGTGCTGGCGGAGCTGGGGATGGAGGAACCAGAGATCGCGGATCTGCGCCGGCAGGGTGTGGTCTGA
- a CDS encoding CaiB/BaiF CoA transferase family protein has product MKRRLPLEGMKVLDFTIALAGPFTAWQLADMGAEVWKIERAGGGDQCRAWDPFLNDLGTMFVSYNKNKKSVEMNLAAPEGKAVIYEMAKQADVVIENFKSGSIDRLGLGYEKLKELNPRLVFISLSGFGASGPLRKLPCYDAIAEARSGFAASNGDPEGPPMKAGNCIGDTITGLYGLNAVLMALIDARRTGQGCRIDMSMMDVGMQACEETIMDFSLHGQAQARFGDHDRFTSPYGMFEARDGWCVIIADTEARWRALCGALDHPEWKDDPRFKDNASRVAHKDHLVEAVTSATVLLRRAEIEARLLAVDVPASAVLTFIEAYTSDHANQTGLTQLVDQKKIGLMRFYSNPIRFDNETIPIRRGAPLLGEDTTQVLRELGYSQAEIDRLYADGVVGASLI; this is encoded by the coding sequence ATGAAAAGAAGACTCCCTCTCGAGGGCATGAAAGTACTGGACTTCACCATCGCGCTGGCCGGGCCTTTCACCGCTTGGCAGTTGGCCGATATGGGGGCCGAAGTGTGGAAAATCGAGCGGGCGGGCGGCGGCGATCAGTGCCGGGCATGGGATCCCTTCCTCAACGATTTAGGCACCATGTTTGTATCTTACAATAAGAATAAAAAAAGTGTGGAAATGAACCTTGCCGCCCCAGAGGGCAAGGCTGTGATCTATGAGATGGCCAAGCAGGCCGATGTGGTCATCGAGAATTTTAAAAGCGGCTCCATCGACCGGCTGGGGTTGGGCTATGAAAAGCTAAAGGAACTCAACCCCAGGCTGGTATTCATCTCCCTCAGCGGCTTTGGAGCCTCCGGCCCGCTGAGGAAGCTGCCCTGCTACGATGCCATCGCGGAGGCCCGCAGCGGCTTTGCCGCCTCCAACGGCGATCCGGAGGGCCCCCCCATGAAGGCGGGCAACTGCATCGGCGACACCATCACCGGCCTGTACGGACTCAACGCGGTGCTCATGGCTCTCATCGACGCTCGCCGCACCGGGCAGGGCTGCCGCATCGACATGTCCATGATGGACGTGGGGATGCAGGCCTGTGAGGAGACCATTATGGACTTCAGCCTCCACGGCCAGGCTCAGGCTCGCTTCGGCGACCATGACCGCTTTACCTCCCCCTATGGGATGTTTGAGGCCAGGGACGGCTGGTGTGTCATCATCGCCGACACCGAAGCGCGGTGGCGGGCCCTATGCGGAGCGCTGGATCATCCCGAATGGAAGGACGATCCCCGCTTCAAGGATAACGCCTCCCGGGTGGCCCACAAAGATCATCTGGTAGAGGCCGTCACCTCCGCCACCGTCCTTCTGCGCCGGGCGGAGATCGAAGCCCGGCTGCTGGCCGTGGATGTGCCCGCCTCGGCGGTGCTCACCTTTATTGAGGCGTACACCTCGGACCATGCCAATCAGACGGGGCTCACCCAGTTGGTGGATCAAAAAAAGATCGGCCTGATGCGCTTCTATTCCAACCCCATCCGCTTTGACAACGAGACCATCCCCATCCGCCGGGGCGCTCCCCTGCTGGGGGAGGACACCACCCAGGTCTTGAGGGAGCTGGGTTACTCCCAGGCGGAGATCGACCGACTGTATGCGGATGGCGTGGTCGGCGCCAGCCTGATCTGA